The Panacibacter microcysteis genome includes a window with the following:
- a CDS encoding SDR family oxidoreductase, giving the protein MHVIITGASKGLGKAMATQFAAAGNTLLLCARNEYNLYELVNELQTNYPQSAVHAKAADMSVTEHVTAFANWCLSFGTPGIIINNAGQFIPGSVHNEPDGALEQMIETNLYSAYHLTRLLLPAMMQVKEGHIFNICSIASIQAYNNGGAYSISKFALLGFSKNLREEMKPYNIKVTAVIPGAAYTDSWSASGIDAKRMMEANDVAGMVFAVARLSAQACVEEIVMRPQLGDL; this is encoded by the coding sequence ATGCATGTAATAATTACGGGAGCGTCAAAAGGATTGGGGAAAGCGATGGCAACACAGTTCGCAGCGGCTGGTAATACGCTGTTATTATGTGCCCGTAATGAATACAATCTTTACGAACTGGTAAATGAACTCCAAACAAATTATCCGCAATCTGCCGTACACGCAAAAGCGGCAGACATGAGCGTGACTGAACATGTAACGGCTTTTGCTAACTGGTGCCTGTCGTTCGGCACACCCGGCATCATTATCAATAATGCCGGCCAGTTTATCCCTGGCAGCGTACACAACGAGCCCGACGGCGCATTGGAACAAATGATTGAAACAAACCTGTACAGCGCATACCACCTTACCAGGCTGCTGCTACCTGCTATGATGCAGGTAAAAGAAGGTCATATCTTCAATATCTGTTCTATCGCTTCTATACAGGCGTATAATAATGGTGGTGCTTACAGCATCAGCAAGTTCGCACTACTGGGGTTTAGCAAAAACCTGCGCGAGGAGATGAAACCCTATAATATAAAAGTAACGGCTGTTATACCCGGCGCTGCTTATACCGATTCCTGGTCGGCAAGCGGTATAGATGCAAAACGCATGATGGAGGCAAATGATGTTGCCGGGATGGTATTTGCGGTTGCCAGATTGTCTGCACAGGCCTGCGTAGAAGAGATTGTTATGCGGCCTCAATTAGGCGATCTGTAA
- a CDS encoding glycosyltransferase family 9 protein, giving the protein MQQPANIIISRTDSIGDVVLTLPVAAVLKKHFPAIKVAWLGKAYTKPVINACKYVDEFIDVEDFYSKPVDVCGEAPQVILHVFPLASIAKRAKEIGIPLRIGTTNRLYHWTTCNKLVRLSRKKSDLHEAQLNLKLLEALGIYENLQIENLVPLFGLQQLQELKSEFRALIDEHKFNVILHPKSQGSAREWGLENFVKLVHLLDQNRYNIFISGTPKERGSLQPLFDAVGNLVHDITGKMDLDQFMAFINKCDALVANSTGPLHIAAALGKHAMGIYPPMRPIHPGRWAPVGKYTTVFVEDKTCTDCSRNTAGCHCMAAIQPMSIQLALDKAARKLA; this is encoded by the coding sequence ATGCAACAACCTGCGAATATCATTATCAGCAGAACCGACAGCATTGGTGATGTAGTGTTGACATTGCCTGTGGCAGCAGTTTTAAAAAAACATTTCCCCGCTATAAAAGTTGCATGGCTAGGTAAGGCGTATACCAAACCTGTTATCAACGCATGTAAATATGTGGATGAGTTTATAGACGTAGAAGATTTTTATAGCAAACCGGTAGATGTATGTGGTGAAGCACCGCAGGTGATATTACACGTTTTTCCACTGGCCTCCATCGCAAAGCGGGCCAAAGAGATTGGTATACCATTACGCATTGGCACCACTAACAGGCTTTATCACTGGACTACCTGTAATAAACTGGTAAGGCTCAGCCGTAAAAAGTCTGACCTGCACGAGGCACAACTGAACCTGAAGTTGCTGGAAGCATTAGGTATTTACGAAAACCTGCAAATAGAAAACCTGGTGCCGCTTTTTGGGTTACAACAATTGCAGGAACTGAAAAGCGAATTCAGGGCATTGATTGACGAACATAAATTCAATGTAATACTGCACCCAAAATCACAGGGCAGCGCAAGAGAATGGGGCCTGGAAAACTTCGTAAAGCTGGTGCATTTACTTGATCAAAACAGGTACAATATTTTTATCTCCGGCACGCCGAAAGAAAGAGGAAGCCTGCAACCCTTGTTTGATGCAGTTGGCAACCTGGTGCACGATATAACAGGCAAAATGGATCTCGATCAGTTCATGGCTTTTATCAATAAGTGTGATGCACTGGTGGCCAATAGTACCGGACCTTTACACATTGCAGCAGCGCTTGGTAAACATGCAATGGGCATATACCCGCCTATGCGGCCGATACATCCCGGCAGGTGGGCGCCTGTTGGTAAGTATACAACAGTGTTTGTGGAAGATAAAACATGTACTGATTGTAGCAGGAATACTGCGGGCTGCCATTGTATGGCAGCAATACAACCAATGAGTATACAACTTGCGCTTGATAAAGCAGCACGAAAGTTAGCATAA
- a CDS encoding YjjG family noncanonical pyrimidine nucleotidase — translation MKYRHLFFDLDHTLWDFETNAKETIREVYDLNSLHLLGIDNFDEFFNRYSYHNERLWDRYTKGYIKQEELRWKRMWLAMLDFKVADEAMAKRMSAEFLERLPLKTNLFPYTIEILEYLNKKGYILHLVTNGFENVQFSKLQNSNLRNYFREIITSEGSNSLKPNKEIFEYALSKSGALAHESVMIGDNLDADIQGGINAGLDTIFVNHLKIDPHIQATYVITHLKELEDIF, via the coding sequence ATGAAATACCGGCATCTTTTCTTCGATCTTGATCATACGTTGTGGGATTTTGAGACAAACGCCAAAGAAACCATCCGGGAAGTGTATGATCTTAACAGCTTACATCTTCTTGGTATTGACAACTTCGATGAATTTTTTAACAGGTACAGCTATCATAACGAGCGGCTTTGGGACCGCTACACAAAAGGCTACATAAAGCAGGAGGAACTACGCTGGAAAAGGATGTGGCTTGCCATGCTGGATTTTAAAGTTGCAGATGAAGCAATGGCTAAACGCATGTCTGCTGAATTTCTTGAACGCCTGCCGCTTAAAACAAATCTTTTCCCATATACGATTGAAATACTTGAATACCTCAATAAAAAGGGCTACATTCTTCACCTCGTAACAAACGGTTTTGAGAATGTGCAGTTCAGCAAACTGCAAAACAGTAACCTGCGCAACTATTTCAGGGAAATAATAACTTCAGAAGGATCTAACAGCCTAAAACCAAATAAAGAAATTTTTGAGTATGCGCTAAGCAAAAGTGGCGCGTTGGCGCATGAAAGCGTTATGATAGGAGACAATCTGGATGCGGATATACAGGGAGGAATTAATGCAGGGCTGGATACTATTTTTGTGAACCATTTAAAGATCGACCCGCATATACAAGCGACCTATGTTATTACACACCTGAAAGAACTGGAAGATATATTTTAA
- a CDS encoding sigma-54-dependent transcriptional regulator, whose product MKKKILIIDDDTDICLLLSKFLARKGYEADTAYSGVKGISMFSQGNYDAVLCDYRLGDKDGKDVLAQLKATDPKAIVIVITGYSDIKTAVEIIKAGAYDYITKPLIPDEVLNVLSAAFNQSETGSLTIPVSSVAKPAVKRSNTTSVDFMIGNAAATKELYRQIEIVAPTGYSIILYGESGTGKEVVARTIHDYSDRKGKPFVAVDCGTLSKELSGSELFGHVKGAFTGALNDKDGHFETANGGTLFLDEVANLSPDVQASLLRVIQERKFKRVGGTKEMDVDVRIIVASNENLQDAYRRGKFREDLYHRFNEFSINLPPLRNRKDDIISFANFFLAKTNQELNKEVVGFEDRVISMFLSYSWPGNLREFRNVVRRSVLLTPGGTTIKADTLPWEITGNSALDTAAPPVNEAGYLQNAVVMNSSNPTAVPPVRELDLKSTAVKAEYETIMNLLKQVNYNKKKAAEILNIDRKTLYNKIRNYEQLTEKLN is encoded by the coding sequence ATGAAAAAGAAAATATTAATAATTGACGACGACACCGATATCTGCCTCCTTCTAAGTAAATTTTTAGCACGCAAGGGTTACGAAGCCGACACTGCATACAGCGGGGTAAAAGGCATCAGCATGTTCTCGCAGGGTAATTACGATGCGGTACTGTGCGATTACCGTTTGGGTGATAAAGATGGTAAGGATGTACTTGCTCAATTGAAAGCAACAGACCCCAAAGCCATCGTCATTGTTATTACAGGGTATTCTGATATTAAAACCGCGGTAGAGATCATTAAAGCCGGTGCTTACGATTATATTACCAAGCCACTTATACCTGATGAGGTTTTAAATGTACTTTCTGCTGCATTCAACCAGTCAGAAACCGGCAGCCTAACCATACCTGTTTCGTCCGTTGCGAAACCGGCTGTAAAAAGATCAAATACCACAAGTGTGGATTTTATGATCGGCAATGCTGCAGCTACCAAAGAATTATACAGGCAAATTGAGATCGTAGCCCCAACGGGTTACAGTATTATCCTTTATGGTGAAAGTGGCACAGGTAAAGAAGTGGTAGCCAGGACCATCCACGATTACAGTGACAGAAAGGGAAAGCCTTTTGTTGCAGTTGATTGTGGTACACTATCAAAAGAATTAAGCGGCAGTGAATTGTTTGGTCACGTAAAAGGCGCATTTACCGGCGCGCTGAATGATAAAGACGGGCATTTTGAGACAGCTAATGGCGGCACGCTTTTCCTCGATGAAGTTGCCAACCTGTCGCCCGATGTACAGGCATCTTTGCTGCGTGTAATACAGGAAAGAAAATTCAAACGCGTAGGTGGCACCAAAGAAATGGATGTAGATGTACGTATTATCGTGGCTTCCAATGAAAACCTGCAGGATGCCTACCGCAGGGGCAAATTCAGGGAAGATCTTTACCACCGCTTTAACGAGTTTTCGATTAACCTGCCACCACTTCGCAACCGTAAAGATGACATCATTTCTTTTGCAAATTTCTTTCTTGCCAAAACCAACCAGGAATTGAATAAAGAAGTAGTAGGGTTTGAAGACAGGGTAATAAGCATGTTCCTTAGTTACAGCTGGCCGGGCAACCTGAGAGAGTTCAGGAATGTTGTCAGACGCTCAGTATTGCTTACACCTGGCGGCACCACTATAAAGGCAGATACATTGCCATGGGAAATTACCGGTAATAGCGCGCTCGATACAGCAGCACCACCTGTAAATGAAGCTGGCTACCTGCAAAACGCTGTAGTCATGAACAGCAGCAACCCTACGGCCGTTCCACCGGTAAGGGAACTGGATCTGAAAAGCACCGCGGTAAAGGCAGAATACGAAACCATTATGAACCTGTTGAAGCAGGTTAATTACAATAAGAAAAAG
- a CDS encoding glycosyltransferase family 4 protein yields the protein MNNILFDCERMRYQHTGLYHFCLQLGRALVRNVDAHKERLTMYVPPSALNIFGNSTAYLHQKSLHKFVFPSAKKYDVWHGTYQSSNYSPASKKLKKVLTIHDLNFLYEHTPDESRIKKSLQKIQAHINNADHICTISEYVKQDVLKHLTIAGKPLSVVYNGCNIDRLQEVIAPAAIPAAPFIFTIGTIMEKKNFHVLPALLKDNNYQLVIAGVVQDEQYLKKIKQCAADLGVAERLVFAGTVSESDKQWYLHHCAAFVFPSIAEGFGLPVIEAMAFGKPVFIAHATSLPEIGGDAAYYFTSFEAQDMQQAFLHGLQHYHSVHPQEAIMQRAALFSWDEAARKYITIYQNLAATAK from the coding sequence ATGAACAATATTCTTTTTGATTGTGAGCGCATGCGGTATCAGCACACCGGGTTGTATCATTTTTGCCTGCAGTTAGGCAGGGCCCTGGTAAGAAATGTTGATGCACACAAAGAACGGCTAACGATGTATGTACCGCCATCTGCATTGAATATCTTTGGTAATTCAACAGCATACCTCCATCAGAAAAGCCTACACAAGTTTGTGTTTCCTTCTGCAAAAAAGTATGATGTATGGCACGGAACTTACCAAAGCTCTAATTACTCGCCTGCTTCAAAAAAGTTGAAAAAAGTATTAACGATTCACGATCTCAACTTCCTGTACGAGCACACACCCGATGAAAGCCGCATTAAAAAATCTTTGCAGAAGATACAGGCACACATTAACAATGCAGATCATATCTGTACAATATCTGAGTATGTAAAGCAGGATGTTTTAAAACATCTTACAATTGCAGGCAAACCGCTTAGTGTTGTGTATAATGGTTGTAATATAGACAGGCTGCAGGAAGTGATTGCTCCTGCTGCAATACCCGCCGCACCATTTATTTTTACCATTGGTACCATTATGGAGAAGAAGAACTTTCATGTGCTGCCTGCCTTGCTTAAGGATAATAATTACCAGCTTGTGATTGCGGGTGTTGTACAGGATGAGCAATATCTTAAGAAGATCAAACAATGTGCAGCAGACCTTGGTGTAGCAGAGCGGTTGGTATTTGCGGGAACCGTGTCAGAAAGCGATAAGCAATGGTACCTGCACCATTGTGCGGCATTTGTATTTCCTTCTATAGCAGAGGGTTTTGGACTGCCCGTAATTGAGGCAATGGCTTTTGGGAAGCCGGTTTTTATTGCTCACGCTACCAGCTTGCCTGAGATAGGCGGGGATGCTGCATATTATTTTACCTCGTTTGAAGCACAAGACATGCAGCAGGCTTTTTTACATGGCCTGCAACACTACCATTCTGTTCATCCTCAGGAAGCAATCATGCAGCGTGCTGCATTATTTAGCTGGGATGAAGCCGCCAGGAAATACATCACCATTTATCAAAATCTCGCTGCTACTGCAAAGTAA
- the meaB gene encoding methylmalonyl Co-A mutase-associated GTPase MeaB, whose translation MQLNIKQIARNISLIENRVAGFESLLLQNGQRKAGIVGLTGAPGAGKSTLADALIAEMLADGKRVAVLCIDPSSPFNMGALLGDRVRMSKWYNNDRVYIRSMASRNALGGLSPMIIEVTEYLKAAGFDFILVETVGVGQNEIDIAGLADVTVVVMVPEGGDEIQTMKSGIMEIGDVFVVNKCDRPDADRFVRYLKAMLAPVFQRVHKEIPVIKTIAATHAGIAELYHAVIAQFHNLFSTDRKYWLLAERAYQLIQERKMKDVSKLQLFNDIKQYFETNEQFNLYNFVAQQTVK comes from the coding sequence ATGCAGTTAAACATTAAACAAATAGCAAGAAATATTTCACTGATTGAAAACAGGGTTGCCGGTTTTGAGTCATTGCTGCTGCAAAATGGACAGCGTAAAGCCGGTATCGTTGGTTTAACGGGGGCGCCCGGCGCCGGTAAAAGCACACTGGCCGATGCGCTGATTGCTGAAATGCTTGCTGATGGAAAACGTGTTGCCGTATTATGCATTGATCCGTCATCTCCCTTTAATATGGGTGCATTACTGGGAGACAGGGTGCGTATGAGTAAATGGTACAATAATGACAGGGTTTATATACGCTCTATGGCATCCAGGAATGCATTGGGTGGTTTAAGCCCGATGATCATTGAAGTAACAGAGTACCTGAAAGCTGCAGGTTTTGATTTTATATTGGTGGAAACTGTTGGTGTAGGACAAAACGAGATTGATATAGCAGGGCTTGCCGATGTTACAGTTGTGGTCATGGTGCCGGAAGGAGGTGATGAAATTCAAACCATGAAATCGGGTATCATGGAAATAGGCGATGTGTTTGTGGTAAACAAATGCGACCGGCCTGATGCAGACCGGTTTGTGAGGTACCTGAAAGCTATGCTGGCACCGGTTTTTCAACGTGTTCATAAAGAGATTCCGGTTATTAAAACAATAGCTGCAACGCATGCGGGTATAGCAGAATTATACCATGCAGTAATTGCGCAGTTTCATAACCTTTTTTCTACCGACAGAAAGTATTGGTTACTTGCAGAAAGGGCATACCAGCTTATACAGGAAAGAAAAATGAAAGATGTAAGTAAGCTGCAATTGTTCAATGACATAAAGCAATATTTTGAAACAAATGAGCAGTTTAATCTGTACAATTTTGTAGCACAGCAAACCGTAAAGTGA
- a CDS encoding maleylpyruvate isomerase N-terminal domain-containing protein, whose translation MQTQPAPIQVQHLFEPLDDSLMELLYALTPADWEKSTVARLWKVKDVAAHLLDGNIRTLSLQKDRYFGETPPAINTYNELVDWLNKLNADWVAAAKRMSPAVLILLHEATRKETSAYYKSLNLYDKAVFAVSWAGEEESLNWLHIAREYTEKWLHQQQIRDAVHKPGIMTSTFFYPFMDTCMYALPYTYKNIDAATGTTIELHIEGDGGGSWLLTKTGSGWLLSKEYERNVTARISLPAAIAWKLFSKSMRPADITNSIHVTGDETLALHALNMISVMA comes from the coding sequence ATGCAAACACAACCAGCACCAATACAGGTTCAGCACCTGTTTGAACCGCTCGATGATAGTTTAATGGAACTTTTGTACGCGTTAACGCCGGCTGATTGGGAAAAGTCAACCGTTGCACGCTTATGGAAAGTAAAAGACGTGGCGGCTCACTTACTGGATGGTAACATACGGACGCTCTCTTTGCAGAAAGACCGCTATTTTGGTGAAACGCCGCCTGCAATAAACACGTACAATGAACTTGTAGACTGGCTGAATAAACTGAACGCTGACTGGGTTGCGGCTGCAAAGAGAATGAGTCCTGCCGTATTAATACTGCTGCATGAAGCAACGCGAAAGGAAACCAGCGCTTATTATAAGTCGCTCAACCTGTATGACAAAGCTGTATTTGCAGTATCGTGGGCGGGTGAAGAAGAAAGTTTAAACTGGTTGCATATTGCACGGGAGTACACGGAGAAATGGCTACACCAGCAGCAGATAAGAGACGCCGTGCATAAACCGGGCATAATGACCAGTACATTTTTTTATCCTTTTATGGATACATGTATGTACGCGCTGCCTTACACATATAAAAACATTGATGCAGCAACAGGTACAACGATTGAACTACACATCGAGGGTGACGGAGGCGGCTCGTGGTTGCTTACAAAAACAGGCAGCGGCTGGTTACTGAGCAAAGAATATGAAAGGAATGTAACCGCACGTATCTCGCTTCCTGCAGCTATTGCCTGGAAGTTGTTTTCGAAAAGCATGCGCCCGGCTGATATTACAAACAGTATACATGTTACGGGCGATGAAACGCTGGCGTTGCATGCTTTGAACATGATTTCGGTAATGGCATGA
- a CDS encoding glycosyltransferase family 2 protein yields MKISGFTIIRNAIINDYPIVEAIRSILPVVDEMVVLIGDSEDDTTGLIKAINDPKIKIHYSTWDLSLRKGGRVLAVETDKAFQLIDPASDWAFYIQGDEVIHEQYLPAIKTACEKYKTDTNVEGLLFRYLHFYGTYDYVGDSRRWYHREVRIIRNDKRIAAYRDAQGFRIGQTKLKVKLIDACVYHYGWVKSPKQMKQKQQHVSRFWNEDSEEWRQYVQQEDAFNFDDFDSLQKFTGSHPAVMKDRIEKKNWNIDIDLSKKHFSLKDALLYRFEKLTSIRPFDFKNYRII; encoded by the coding sequence ATGAAGATATCTGGTTTTACCATTATAAGAAATGCAATAATCAACGATTACCCGATCGTGGAAGCCATCAGATCAATACTGCCTGTTGTAGATGAAATGGTTGTTTTGATTGGTGATTCTGAAGACGATACAACAGGCCTCATAAAGGCTATCAACGATCCTAAAATAAAGATTCATTATTCAACATGGGATCTCAGTCTCCGCAAAGGAGGCAGGGTTTTGGCCGTTGAAACAGACAAGGCTTTTCAACTCATCGATCCTGCAAGTGACTGGGCGTTTTACATACAGGGCGATGAAGTTATTCATGAGCAGTATTTGCCGGCAATCAAAACAGCGTGCGAAAAGTATAAGACCGATACAAATGTGGAAGGTTTGTTATTCAGGTATCTTCATTTTTATGGCACGTACGATTATGTAGGCGACAGCAGACGTTGGTACCACCGCGAGGTTAGAATAATAAGAAACGATAAACGTATTGCTGCATACAGAGATGCACAGGGTTTTCGTATCGGGCAAACCAAGCTTAAAGTAAAGCTAATCGATGCCTGTGTATATCATTACGGCTGGGTAAAGAGTCCAAAGCAAATGAAGCAAAAGCAGCAGCATGTCAGCCGCTTCTGGAACGAAGATTCAGAAGAATGGCGACAGTATGTGCAACAGGAAGATGCATTCAACTTCGACGATTTTGATTCTCTGCAGAAATTCACGGGCAGTCATCCTGCAGTAATGAAAGACCGCATTGAAAAGAAAAACTGGAATATTGATATTGATCTTTCCAAAAAACATTTTTCACTTAAAGATGCCCTGCTGTACAGGTTTGAAAAGCTCACGAGTATCAGGCCATTCGATTTTAAAAATTACCGCATTATATAG
- a CDS encoding response regulator, translated as METSSVRDKILKALIVDDEVDICYLLDGILKKKSLRSTYVNTLSDAQRMLKKETPSILFLDNHLPDGLGVDFIDYVKRNHPFTRIVVVTAIDSSADRLKAYEKGADYFIAKPFNRDIIFNVVDRLNK; from the coding sequence GTGGAAACCAGTAGTGTGAGAGATAAAATTTTAAAAGCATTGATTGTTGATGATGAGGTGGATATATGTTACCTGCTGGACGGTATTTTAAAGAAAAAAAGTCTTCGGTCAACCTATGTAAATACATTATCAGATGCACAGCGAATGCTGAAAAAAGAAACTCCGTCAATTTTATTCTTAGATAACCACCTTCCCGATGGTTTGGGTGTTGATTTTATAGATTATGTAAAAAGAAATCATCCTTTTACACGTATTGTGGTGGTAACGGCAATAGATTCATCCGCAGACCGTCTCAAAGCCTATGAAAAAGGTGCTGATTATTTTATTGCCAAACCATTTAACCGGGATATCATTTTCAATGTTGTCGACAGGCTAAATAAATGA
- a CDS encoding LON peptidase substrate-binding domain-containing protein, which translates to MINFIPIFPLSIVVYPGEQLNLHIFEDRYKQLVNECYSLQKPFGIPSVVNNNVTDLGTLVKVKEIVKVYDDGKMDIRTEGLSVFRVLEVIKKVPDKLYSGAIVEYPANEMNLVRAMMQQILTSIRELHKLLKITKDIKKPDDELLSYDVAHHAGLTLEEEYELLGLLREDQRLEYLKRHLNKVIPMINGIELLKEKIQLNGHFRELKGFNFDF; encoded by the coding sequence ATGATCAATTTTATTCCCATATTTCCTTTGAGTATCGTTGTTTACCCCGGTGAGCAACTAAACCTGCACATCTTCGAGGACCGATACAAACAACTGGTAAATGAGTGCTACAGTTTACAAAAACCTTTCGGCATTCCTTCTGTAGTAAATAATAATGTTACCGACCTTGGCACGCTTGTAAAAGTGAAGGAAATAGTGAAAGTATATGATGATGGCAAAATGGACATAAGAACCGAAGGCCTGAGTGTTTTTCGCGTACTGGAGGTGATTAAGAAAGTGCCGGATAAATTATACAGTGGTGCCATTGTGGAATACCCGGCCAATGAAATGAACCTGGTGCGTGCCATGATGCAGCAAATACTGACCAGCATACGTGAGCTGCATAAGCTGCTGAAGATTACAAAAGACATTAAAAAGCCTGACGATGAACTGCTGAGCTATGATGTTGCGCACCATGCCGGGCTAACGTTAGAAGAAGAATATGAGCTGCTTGGGCTGTTGCGCGAAGATCAGCGACTGGAGTACCTGAAACGCCATTTAAACAAAGTTATTCCAATGATCAATGGCATAGAATTACTGAAAGAAAAAATTCAGCTGAATGGCCATTTCAGGGAATTGAAGGGTTTCAATTTTGACTTTTGA
- a CDS encoding glycosyltransferase family 2 protein, whose product MDMQQQALVSIIMATYNGEKFIEAQLDSIVHQTYTNTEIIILDDGSTDNTRQILQRYASLYKNIQLIFNDTNLGYIKNFEKGCSIAKAAYVSFCDQDDVWDLDKTTILMQALGNATLVYCDDFLVNEKLQSLNRKHSDLKNLSSFDNCLYFATDNCVGGHNMIIKKEALQKMLPFPPIMPHDLWCAFNACFYSGIQYVDQPLVKWRQHGHNITTSSKTDAEKLAETRKRIALFYETCPPQFLTEKTVLKKLMKSYEGYSLSNNFLRMRLFFTHKKYLLGMKKKSEFRKILFCLKMFFKMRLHVA is encoded by the coding sequence ATGGACATGCAGCAACAGGCACTCGTTTCAATAATTATGGCCACCTACAATGGCGAAAAATTTATTGAAGCACAACTTGACTCGATCGTTCATCAAACGTATACAAACACCGAGATCATTATTCTTGATGATGGCAGTACAGACAATACAAGGCAGATATTACAACGATATGCAAGCCTGTACAAAAACATACAACTCATTTTTAATGATACCAACCTCGGCTACATCAAAAATTTTGAAAAAGGGTGTTCAATTGCCAAAGCTGCATACGTCTCGTTTTGCGACCAGGATGATGTCTGGGACCTTGACAAGACCACCATATTGATGCAGGCATTAGGCAATGCCACACTGGTATATTGTGATGACTTTCTGGTAAATGAAAAATTGCAAAGTTTAAACAGGAAGCACTCTGATCTCAAAAATCTTTCTTCGTTTGATAATTGCCTGTACTTTGCTACAGACAATTGTGTTGGCGGGCATAATATGATCATTAAAAAAGAAGCACTGCAAAAAATGTTGCCGTTTCCTCCCATAATGCCACACGATCTTTGGTGCGCATTCAATGCCTGTTTTTATAGTGGTATACAGTATGTTGATCAGCCGTTGGTAAAGTGGCGCCAGCACGGGCACAATATCACTACATCATCAAAAACCGATGCAGAAAAACTTGCGGAAACAAGAAAACGCATTGCACTCTTTTACGAAACGTGTCCCCCGCAATTTTTGACAGAAAAAACAGTATTGAAAAAATTGATGAAAAGCTATGAAGGCTATTCCTTATCGAATAATTTCCTGCGCATGCGCCTGTTTTTCACTCACAAAAAATATTTGCTTGGCATGAAGAAGAAAAGTGAGTTCCGTAAAATTCTTTTTTGCCTGAAAATGTTTTTCAAAATGCGTTTGCATGTTGCATAA